A single window of Ananas comosus cultivar F153 linkage group 19, ASM154086v1, whole genome shotgun sequence DNA harbors:
- the LOC109725207 gene encoding uncharacterized protein LOC109725207 — protein sequence MARLLSQTLVRDPVHALARLPSAASVLVGGRRGRSSRPEKVELVEVEIEAESPETELLGARRLEEAIHRVLARRSAPEWLPFVPGASYWVPPPRPLGRGRRRRGRALGLVEIVGAHVFSPMTEEEELSFTTARGWPSSEYFVEGVSPHTVKSRPEVVTILSDDEES from the exons atggctCGCCTCCTCTCGCAAACCCTAGTCCGCGACCCCGTCCACGCCCTCGCCCGcctcccctccgccgcctccgtccTCGTCGGCGGCCGCCGCGGCCGCTCGAGCCGCCCCGAGAAGGTGGAGCTCGTCGAGGTGGAGATAGAGGCTGAGTCGCCGGAGACGGAGCTCCTCGGCGCGCGGCGCCTCGAGGAGGCGATCCACCGCGTCCTCGCGCGGCGATCCGCCCCCGAGTGGCTCCCCTTCGTCCCCGGCGCCTCTTACTGGGTCCCGCCACCGCGGCCGCtggggcgggggcggcggaggcggggcCGGGCCCTCGGCCTCGTCGAGATCGTTGGCGCCCACGTTTTTAGCCCCatgacggaggaggaggagctctcCTTCACCACCGCGCGGGGATGGCCCTCGTCCGAGTACTTCGTGGAAG GTGTGTCTCCACATACAGTGAAGAGCAGGCCAGAAGTTGTCACAATTCTAAGCGATGATGAAGAAAGTTGA